The genomic DNA TATGCCTGCCTTTGACTGCTATTGTAATTTCGAAAAAGTAACCTATACGAAAAATATGACCACTACTATTTTCTTTGAGTTCAAAAGGTATTGCCATCATATATTCAAAGTCTTCAGCGCTTGTACTTGCCATGGCCTTCCAACTCTGTATGTATTCAATTGGCAGTCTTCCATTGAAGGAGTTGAATGATATATCAATTATACGTAACTTTGCAAATTGACGATGGTTTGTTTTGGGATCCCTTATAACTCCATGGAGTTCATTAGCTTGCAATATAAGAATTCTCAACTCTCGAAGACTCCCCAACCAATAAGGGAAAACATCGTTGAGATTGTTTCTTTCAACGTTGAGGTAACCAAGCATCTTACAATTTGTAAGTGATTTTGATAGTTTCCCTTCAAATAGATTATAACCAAAATCAATAATTGTCAGTTGGTTTCCATTTGTAAATTGGGGAATGTTGCCTGAAAAAGAGTTGTTTCTAAGCTTTAGTATTGACAATGACTTACTAAAGTTACCGAAACATTGGGGAAGCTTACCACCTAACCTGTTATGGGACAAGTCAAGGACTTTTAGAAAACTAAAACTACATATTGTAGGTGAAAGTTCTCCTATCAAGGAGTTATTAGAAAGGGTTATGGTCTGCAAGCTTTCCATGCTCATGTTCCACATCCAATCTGGTATTCGACTAGCAATATGGTTATCTCCAATATCCAAAGACTCAATTTGTTTTTGATGTCTAAgaaattcaggaaaatttcttAAATCGCATTTGGACAATTCTAGACGTGTGAATTGTGGAAATGTTTCATTTATCTCATGAGGACTAACAAGTAGTGAAAAATTATTTTGGGATAGAATAAGGGTAGTGAGGATTTTTAGGCCATTAAACATGTCAAAATTCATAGTTCCGCTTAAATTATTATCATCCAACCAAAGGGTTTCTAAATTTATGAGTTTTGAGAATGACAAGGGAATTGGACCACTAAATTGATTTGAGGACAGGTCGAGAGAAGTGAGCTGAGTTAGGTTTCCAATGGAAGGAGGGATTTGTCCCACAAAGTAATTATTAGAAAGGTCGAGAGAAGTGAGTTGTTTCAGCTTACCTATGGAGGCTGGAATCACTCCTGAAAAGTTGCAACTTCTACCTTCCAACTCAGTCAAAGAAGCAAGTTTTTCAATCGATGACGGTAGATCCCCAGAGAAGCCAGTGCCTCGCAATAGCAATGACTTGAGAGAGCTCTTTTGGTCAAGCACCACAGGAAATCTTCCAGTGAGATCTTTGTTGAACACCACATCTAGACTTTGTAAATTTGGAAGTTGAAAAATATTGATTGGGAATTCACCTGTCAATTTGCAATCCCCCAAGAGCAGTGATATCAAGGAAGACAAATTTTCCAATGATTTAGGCACTGCCGATGATATGTCAACACCACTGAGATGAAGTTTCTCAAGGCTTGTCAAGTTTGAAACAAGGGTCTCCAAATTGTTGGGCTTTTTGAGTTCCAATAGATTTTCTCCAGAAACTAGATCGATGTTATACGACAAATCAAGATTGGATAATTTGGATAGTTCTGAAACTTCTGATGGAATTTGACCGGAGAAGGCAGAGTATGATAGGTTGAGATTAGTGAGCATAGAAAGCCGCTTGATAGCACTGGGTATTTGAGAATACTTGAAGTGGTTGTCTGCAAGATCAAGACTCTGAAGATGAGTCAGATTGAAGAGGGTACTAGTTGAGTCAATAGAGCCGTAGAGGTAGCTGCTGCTGAGATCAAGGCCGATGACATGGCCTGTGATCTCATCACACTCAACCCCATGCCACATGCAACAATTTCTTGTGTCTTCTTTGTTTGTCCAGAAGGCAACCTTCGAAtaagaaagagaagaaaaactagaaacAGACATGTTGATAATAAAACTTTCCTTGAACTGCAACAACGAAGACCTTTCATCATCATGGCAAACTGGCTGCGAGAAAGAGAACCATAACAAAGTCAGAAAGAGAAAACCAGTGAAACTGAAGCGAAGTATTAATGATCCCATCATCATATGACTAATATAATATATGTAGTGGTTTTATATGTTTCACACTTTGAGACTTGTGCTCTGCTATTTATAGGGATAAAAAAGCATGTAGTCCTTTCTTGTCATTGGCGACTGCATGATAAAATACAGTTCATCAATTCAATGACATGGATACAAATTAATGGGTTACACatgtgatatatatattatatacacatgAGATAAAATATATTGATGCAATGATAAAAGCATGGGAAATGCATAGAGACTAGAGCTTGTTAGGCTATTTAACTAGAAAACAGTAGGTGTGTTCTACAAAAAACTATTTTCTAttctataatttttaaattataatgttGGAAACAAAAAACAATCCCAAACGCTCTCTCTATTTCTACAGAACTTTGCCACATAgcaaatataatatattaatttatttgattACTTTGAAAGTCGCCTAAATTGACCAGTTTAGCTTTCGGTGGAGCCTTACATTAAACTTATTGGAAAAAGTAGAAAAAATGCATTGGAAAGCAGAGTTTATTTAAACACTTCTGCTTTTTAAAACTTTTAGTGGCAGAGCATTTTTTAAAACACTTGAGTTGCGCGTGCTGTTTATGTGCCTCTTTATCGTGTCGTGTGACGAGCAATACTGCTAGCACATTTCTTGCATTCACATGGCACCATTTTCGCTCTAATACTTATTTTtacatgccacgtcatcatgccAAATTTTAGAGAAACATACACGTATAGTGAATTCCTGATGGATTCACATATTTTACTCAATACGTAATTTAATCACTCCTCATTGTCAGTATTGATTTGGTTTTATATATGTTGAAAGTGTATAAGGCATTGATATATTTATAAGAATTTAAGTTACTTTCactaataatttttaatattgcTTTCAAaaggttttaattaaataataatgtgctaaatattaaTCTGTATATactaacatatatttatatttagtaTCATATTGGTGAATAAATACCATCttgtaattaaaataaatataaatatttttaaatttgttttctttaatgggaatatacttatttggtaccctgtgttttattAAAATGTAACTTTGGTACTTTCTAATACAAAAAATTCATAACAAGTACCTTGTATTTGTAAAATCAGTAAAAAAAAGTACCTTCCACCCAAATTTAGTCAATAATTTTTcattaatacccaaattaccctcCATTTTAAATAAtcgaatatttttttattttcaaaagttttaatattatttctaaaataaaaaacagaaacacatattaaaaataatacttgataaaatatatatttaaaccaaGCCTTTTCTAAAGTCAAGCATTTTCGTCTCCTACAAGGCAAGTTAGTGAGAGAACTCAGTGGTGACCTCTAACAGAGAAGACAAACGGAGAAACCCACCTGGGTTTGCAAAGAAGGCCACCGGACACCAGACCCATCGCCACCACTCTGTCATAGCAGTAGTCGTCTTTAAGAGGATAGTCggtgttttcatttttttcccCTTCTCTGTATCATATTGGTTGTTTTCTAATACTTTTTTATGGTTTCTGGATATTTATTTTGTCAATGGAATCATGACTTTGAATGGTAGATACTAATAGTAATTATTTCTAatattggtaaaaaaaaaatgtcgtatttgtgtatgtgtatatgggatatatatatatataacgattCCAAACCGCTTGGAATATATGGGGAATGGCTTCTGCTCTTCTACTTTATTATATAAATAGTATATatcaattattttaatataaaaggGTTGTGTAGGTGTTGTCCACAAGTACACTTCTGTGTACTATTCCGACAATTGATTTATAAGGTGAAGGTCCATTTTTTATTTCAATATACAATTTTAATTTATGATAACCAGTTTTGGTTATCGATtggatttttttatattaaaaaaattaattgaatagGGATATAAATGTCTTTCCTTATAAAAGTAGTATGTTGAAATTGTTAGAATGCATACAATGTAATAGCCAACTGCAcattatttacataatttagcaTAGAGATTTAATATAAGTTACACAGTTGTTGCTCTAGGATTCACATTGCTAGAACTCATGGCCTTcaacatttatattaatttttttgactTGTAAGATGATTAACAACTATTTATTTagctttttataatttttggaaatacatggttaaattattttcttaataatgagattttgattgtaagcttgttattttaaaatttaaaattctagTTATTTAAAATACAATGTTAAAAATCATATAGGAATTtgggtcatttaaaaaaaaatagtttatattgtATGCAATATATTTATGAAACACAAAGTTCTTAAATTTGACAACTCATTACAGGCGAAcgaggcactcgttagggtgattacgcgagatctggactcgtttcgattcactGAGCCACGAGTTCGGGTCAGAAGTCCGACGTTGGACTCGTTCGGATGCACCGAGTCATgaattagtgtgattaacacccttTCG from Humulus lupulus chromosome 8 unlocalized genomic scaffold, drHumLupu1.1 SUPER_8_unloc_44, whole genome shotgun sequence includes the following:
- the LOC133809267 gene encoding receptor-like protein 7; this encodes MGSLILRFSFTGFLFLTLLWFSFSQPVCHDDERSSLLQFKESFIINMSVSSFSSLSYSKVAFWTNKEDTRNCCMWHGVECDEITGHVIGLDLSSSYLYGSIDSTSTLFNLTHLQSLDLADNHFKYSQIPSAIKRLSMLTNLNLSYSAFSGQIPSEVSELSKLSNLDLSYNIDLVSGENLLELKKPNNLETLVSNLTSLEKLHLSGVDISSAVPKSLENLSSLISLLLGDCKLTGEFPINIFQLPNLQSLDVVFNKDLTGRFPVVLDQKSSLKSLLLRGTGFSGDLPSSIEKLASLTELEGRSCNFSGVIPASIGKLKQLTSLDLSNNYFVGQIPPSIGNLTQLTSLDLSSNQFSGPIPLSFSKLINLETLWLDDNNLSGTMNFDMFNGLKILTTLILSQNNFSLLVSPHEINETFPQFTRLELSKCDLRNFPEFLRHQKQIESLDIGDNHIASRIPDWMWNMSMESLQTITLSNNSLIGELSPTICSFSFLKVLDLSHNRLGGKLPQCFGNFSKSLSILKLRNNSFSGNIPQFTNGNQLTIIDFGYNLFEGKLSKSLTNCKMLGYLNVERNNLNDVFPYWLGSLRELRILILQANELHGVIRDPKTNHRQFAKLRIIDISFNSFNGRLPIEYIQSWKAMASTSAEDFEYMMAIPFELKENSSGHIFRIGYFFEITIAVKGRHRYYHHIQNIIAVINLSNNKFVGEIPEAIGNLKGLYSLDLSNNHLKGGLPSSLSNLRALESLDISQNDLSGKIPIELDQLSFLQYFNVSHNQLSGSIPRDHLSTFEASSYEGNVGLCGMPLQNSCGYSSPPEHSFPSSEEESSCIFQFGWKVVAIGYGCGFLIGSFVGKIVIARKPNWLVMTFGIRS